A genomic stretch from Hyalangium ruber includes:
- a CDS encoding phosphodiester glycosidase family protein — MNLDRALLKRTWIAGCALALVSLSSLAAPPLEARTVRFAGTDFHVVTVDLDRASLRLLRQDDKGQELKTFAALEAWLARRGERLLAATNAGIFEPGEVPTGLFIQEGRELAPLNLRDGKGNFYWKPNGVFLLGPQGAAVLEASRFRPESGAKQATQSGPLLLAEGKVHPGFASSKGLATRSGVGVDARSPRRVYLVLSQEPVRLATFAALFQTQLGCTDALYMDGNISRLYPPALQGGVTDTGGAFSGFLAVVEKK; from the coding sequence ATGAACCTCGACCGCGCACTCCTGAAGCGCACGTGGATCGCCGGGTGTGCCCTGGCCCTGGTGAGCCTGTCGAGCCTGGCCGCACCGCCCCTCGAGGCGCGCACGGTGCGCTTCGCGGGCACGGACTTCCATGTCGTCACCGTGGACCTCGATCGCGCCTCGCTGCGGCTGCTCCGCCAGGATGACAAGGGCCAGGAGCTGAAGACCTTCGCGGCGCTGGAGGCCTGGCTCGCGCGGCGAGGCGAGCGTCTCCTGGCCGCCACCAACGCAGGCATCTTCGAGCCAGGCGAGGTGCCAACCGGCCTCTTCATCCAGGAGGGCCGCGAGCTGGCGCCGCTCAACCTTCGAGACGGCAAGGGCAACTTCTACTGGAAGCCCAACGGCGTCTTCCTGCTCGGCCCACAGGGCGCGGCGGTGCTCGAGGCCTCGCGCTTTCGGCCCGAGAGCGGAGCGAAACAGGCGACGCAGTCCGGACCGCTGCTGCTCGCGGAGGGCAAGGTGCATCCGGGCTTCGCCAGCTCGAAGGGCCTGGCCACCCGGAGCGGCGTGGGCGTGGATGCCCGCTCCCCCCGCCGTGTGTACCTCGTCCTGTCCCAAGAGCCGGTACGGCTGGCGACGTTCGCCGCGCTCTTCCAGACTCAGCTCGGATGCACCGACGCGCTCTACATGGACGGCAACATCTCCCGGCTGTATCCGCCCGCGCTCCAGGGAGGAGTCACGGATACGGGCGGAGCGTTCAGCGGGTTCCTCGCCGTCGTCGAGAAGAAGTAG
- a CDS encoding YciI family protein translates to MPSSHFFVRLVAHRPNFAMSMTADEQAAMRAHTEFLLGQLTAGKLVVAGPVMDPTGVFGMGVFEAESIDEVRRLLESDPAKAIGRHEVSPMGPTIARSARPSGS, encoded by the coding sequence ATGCCCTCCAGCCACTTCTTCGTTCGCCTTGTCGCCCATCGTCCCAACTTCGCGATGTCCATGACCGCTGACGAGCAGGCCGCGATGCGCGCGCATACCGAGTTCCTCCTGGGCCAGCTCACGGCCGGCAAGCTCGTCGTGGCGGGCCCGGTGATGGACCCCACGGGCGTCTTCGGAATGGGCGTGTTCGAGGCGGAGTCGATCGACGAGGTCCGCCGCCTCCTGGAGAGCGATCCCGCCAAGGCGATTGGGCGCCACGAGGTCTCTCCCATGGGGCCGACCATCGCCCGCTCCGCGCGTCCCTCGGGCTCCTGA
- a CDS encoding aldo/keto reductase, translating to MPDTSRRFAPPGPLGFGGAPLGNMFNRVDDATAEGALLGAWESGIRYFDTAPMYGAGLSEHRFGHALRRFKRDEYVLSTKVGRMLTPDPKAPENLGPFIGVLPFRDSFDYSADGTRRSIEDSLQRLGMGRIDIAYIHDIAEDHHGPIWKEVFATAMQGAAKALTRLREEGVIRAWGLGVNRVEACQKALEESDPDVFLLAGRYSLLDLSALDTLFPACAARGVKVVVGGPFNSGLLAGGKTFEYAEAPAEQVAARDRIAAVCQQHGVDIKAAALQFCAAHPVVASVIPGAKSAERVRQNMELMRQPIPAAFWQALKQQGILPAHAPTPEK from the coding sequence ATGCCCGATACCTCCAGACGCTTCGCGCCCCCCGGTCCCCTCGGCTTCGGGGGTGCCCCGCTGGGCAACATGTTCAACCGCGTCGATGACGCGACGGCCGAGGGCGCCCTGCTCGGGGCCTGGGAGTCCGGCATCCGGTACTTCGACACGGCGCCCATGTACGGGGCGGGCCTGTCCGAGCACCGCTTCGGCCACGCGCTCCGCCGCTTCAAGCGCGATGAGTACGTGCTCTCCACCAAGGTCGGCCGCATGTTGACCCCCGACCCGAAAGCGCCCGAGAACCTGGGGCCCTTCATCGGAGTGCTCCCCTTCCGGGATAGCTTCGACTACTCCGCCGACGGCACGCGCCGCTCCATCGAGGACAGCCTGCAGCGCCTGGGCATGGGGCGAATCGACATCGCCTACATCCATGACATCGCCGAGGACCACCACGGCCCGATCTGGAAGGAGGTCTTCGCCACCGCCATGCAAGGGGCGGCGAAGGCGCTCACCCGGCTGCGCGAGGAGGGCGTCATCCGCGCCTGGGGGCTGGGGGTGAACCGGGTGGAAGCCTGCCAGAAGGCGCTGGAGGAGTCGGACCCCGACGTGTTCCTGCTCGCCGGGCGCTACAGCCTGCTGGACCTCTCGGCGCTGGACACGCTGTTCCCTGCCTGCGCCGCGCGGGGCGTGAAAGTGGTCGTGGGAGGGCCCTTCAACTCCGGCCTGCTCGCTGGGGGGAAAACCTTCGAGTACGCGGAGGCCCCCGCTGAGCAGGTGGCCGCGCGCGACCGCATCGCCGCCGTGTGCCAGCAGCATGGCGTGGACATCAAGGCGGCGGCCCTGCAGTTCTGCGCCGCGCACCCCGTGGTGGCCTCGGTCATTCCCGGCGCCAAGAGCGCCGAGCGGGTGCGCCAGAACATGGAGTTGATGCGTCAGCCCATCCCCGCCGCGTTCTGGCAGGCGCTGAAGCAGCAGGGAATCCTGCCCGCGCACGCCCCGACTCCGGAGAAGTGA
- the dhaL gene encoding dihydroxyacetone kinase subunit DhaL: protein MKKLVNAPRAVVGEMLEGLVSLSPEQALLEGESVVVRSDIPAEVHRREVAVISGGGSGHEPAHAGYVGPGMLHAAVAGDVFTSPSTDAVLAAIRAVAGPAGALLVVKNYTGDRLNFGLAAELARAEGIPTEVVVVADDVALRDTVEPARRRGIAGTVLVHKVAGAAAALGASLAEVAREAAATAAELGTMGVALGPCTVPAAGRPGFTLDPGEMELGLGIHGEQGVRRVPLQPADALVDTLLATILEDRRIGAGDRVALLVNGLGGTPPMELAIVARRALAVLREREVLVERAWSGSFLTALEMPGCSLTLLKVDDARLRQLDAETSAPAWPRNGKLAPVRRVSPRAPAQPAAVEAHPEHPGMVRFKQAVLAVADAFEAAETRLTELDSAAGDGDLGISLARGAAALRALPESSWSSPHRALTAIGNALRRSIGGSSGPFYATALLRAARHLADETPNAMAWAEAFRVAVEAVAELGGARPGDRTMLDALHPAADMFARALKSGQSPAQAWEASVLEAEKGAEATTRMKPRLGRASYLGERALGVPDAGAAAVVVWMKPLSQFIG from the coding sequence ATGAAGAAGCTCGTCAATGCCCCCCGCGCCGTCGTGGGGGAGATGCTCGAGGGTCTGGTCTCGCTCTCTCCAGAGCAGGCGCTGCTGGAGGGCGAGTCCGTGGTGGTCCGCTCCGACATCCCCGCCGAGGTCCATCGGCGCGAGGTCGCGGTCATCTCCGGCGGCGGCAGTGGACACGAACCGGCGCACGCGGGCTATGTGGGCCCCGGCATGCTGCACGCGGCGGTCGCCGGGGACGTGTTCACCTCGCCCAGCACCGACGCCGTCCTGGCCGCGATTCGCGCGGTCGCGGGGCCGGCTGGCGCGCTCCTGGTCGTGAAGAACTACACCGGGGACCGGCTGAACTTCGGCCTCGCCGCCGAGCTGGCGCGCGCCGAGGGCATCCCCACGGAGGTGGTCGTCGTCGCCGACGATGTTGCCCTGCGAGACACCGTCGAGCCCGCGCGCCGCCGGGGAATCGCCGGGACGGTCCTGGTACACAAGGTGGCTGGCGCCGCCGCTGCCTTGGGCGCCTCGCTCGCGGAGGTGGCACGAGAGGCTGCCGCCACCGCCGCCGAGCTGGGCACCATGGGCGTCGCGCTGGGCCCCTGCACCGTGCCCGCGGCGGGTCGGCCGGGCTTCACGCTCGACCCGGGGGAGATGGAGCTGGGGCTGGGCATCCATGGCGAGCAGGGCGTGCGGCGCGTGCCGCTGCAGCCGGCCGACGCGCTGGTGGACACCCTGCTGGCGACCATCCTCGAGGATCGACGCATTGGCGCCGGGGACCGCGTGGCCTTGCTGGTCAATGGGCTGGGAGGCACTCCGCCCATGGAGCTGGCGATCGTCGCCCGCCGCGCCCTGGCCGTGCTGCGCGAGCGGGAGGTCCTCGTGGAGCGGGCCTGGAGCGGCTCGTTCCTGACGGCCCTGGAGATGCCGGGCTGCTCGCTGACCCTGTTGAAGGTGGATGACGCGCGGCTGCGCCAGCTCGACGCGGAGACCTCCGCACCCGCCTGGCCGCGCAACGGCAAGCTCGCTCCCGTACGTCGAGTCTCGCCCCGGGCACCCGCGCAGCCGGCCGCCGTGGAGGCTCACCCCGAGCACCCTGGGATGGTTCGCTTCAAACAAGCCGTCCTGGCGGTCGCCGACGCGTTCGAGGCGGCCGAGACGCGCTTGACCGAGCTCGACAGCGCGGCGGGGGATGGCGATCTCGGCATCAGCCTGGCGCGCGGTGCCGCGGCCCTGCGTGCCCTGCCCGAGTCCTCTTGGAGCAGTCCCCACCGGGCCCTGACGGCGATCGGCAATGCCCTGCGCCGCAGCATTGGCGGGAGCTCGGGGCCCTTCTACGCCACCGCGTTGCTGCGCGCCGCCCGTCACCTGGCGGACGAGACGCCGAATGCCATGGCCTGGGCCGAGGCCTTCCGGGTCGCTGTCGAGGCCGTGGCGGAGCTCGGCGGCGCCCGGCCCGGAGACCGGACGATGCTCGATGCCCTGCATCCGGCCGCGGACATGTTCGCGCGAGCCCTCAAGAGCGGCCAGTCGCCCGCCCAGGCCTGGGAGGCCAGCGTCCTGGAGGCGGAGAAGGGCGCCGAGGCCACCACGCGGATGAAGCCTCGGCTGGGGCGCGCCAGCTATCTCGGCGAGCGCGCCCTCGGTGTTCCCGACGCCGGGGCGGCGGCCGTCGTCGTCTGGATGAAGCCCCTGTCCCAGTTCATCGGGTGA
- a CDS encoding PP2C family protein-serine/threonine phosphatase → MRIESAGQTHIGRRTQNEDAYSMRPELGLFVVADGLGGQEGGEVASQCVVEAFTEFRERLARDAEATWPHKPSPRRSPEERLLVACTELAQRAVVSRRVGPLREMGSTVVALALGPHGAAVAHVGDSRLYRLRDGRLEALTRDHSITEEMRAAGMEPPPRGQSTFGHIITRALGTERAEPTVQRLELQPGDVYLLCSDGLYEPLGAEGLAARMAQGSVTEACESLVSGAYDAGGRDNITAVVLRVTAA, encoded by the coding sequence ATGCGAATCGAGAGCGCGGGGCAGACGCACATCGGGCGTCGGACTCAGAACGAGGATGCGTACAGCATGCGGCCGGAGTTGGGACTGTTCGTGGTCGCGGACGGGCTTGGCGGGCAGGAAGGCGGAGAGGTCGCCAGCCAGTGCGTCGTGGAAGCCTTCACCGAGTTCCGCGAGCGGCTGGCGCGAGACGCCGAGGCGACGTGGCCGCACAAGCCAAGCCCCCGGCGCAGCCCGGAGGAGCGGCTGCTCGTGGCCTGCACGGAGCTGGCGCAGCGCGCGGTGGTCTCCCGCCGCGTGGGGCCCTTGCGGGAGATGGGCTCCACGGTGGTGGCGCTCGCCCTGGGGCCCCACGGCGCGGCGGTGGCGCACGTGGGGGACAGCCGCCTCTACCGGCTGCGAGACGGGCGGCTGGAGGCGCTCACGCGGGACCACTCCATCACGGAGGAGATGCGCGCGGCCGGAATGGAGCCGCCACCTCGGGGGCAGAGCACCTTCGGCCACATCATCACCCGGGCCCTGGGCACGGAGCGCGCGGAGCCCACGGTGCAGCGGCTGGAACTCCAGCCCGGGGATGTGTACCTGCTGTGCTCGGACGGCCTGTACGAGCCGCTGGGGGCGGAGGGGCTCGCCGCGCGGATGGCACAGGGCAGCGTCACCGAGGCTTGCGAGTCCCTGGTTTCCGGTGCCTACGATGCCGGGGGCCGTGACAACATCACCGCCGTGGTGCTGCGTGTCACTGCCGCGTGA
- a CDS encoding FHA domain-containing protein, whose translation MISVKELRALGASLSEEKFRHQLGPFALVQRPVRPGETEELATTHTASPGTIEQGMLSLIFEFENLLVATLPPLGETDSLMIGRLPDCELVLEDGSVSKQHAVLHWNQAEGVCTLKDLGSRNGTFVNGVIIMKREKALRDGDILSFGNVPFWFLLTKTLYARLQKLPGGPGSHGG comes from the coding sequence GTGATTTCAGTCAAGGAACTGCGAGCGCTCGGCGCATCTCTGTCGGAGGAGAAGTTCCGCCACCAGCTGGGGCCCTTCGCGCTCGTGCAGCGCCCCGTGCGCCCGGGAGAGACCGAGGAGCTGGCCACCACGCACACGGCCAGCCCGGGGACGATCGAGCAGGGGATGCTCTCGCTCATCTTCGAGTTCGAGAACCTGTTGGTGGCGACGCTGCCGCCGCTGGGGGAGACGGACTCGCTGATGATCGGTCGGCTGCCGGACTGCGAGCTGGTGCTCGAGGACGGCTCGGTGTCCAAGCAGCACGCGGTGCTGCACTGGAACCAGGCCGAGGGCGTCTGCACGCTCAAGGATCTGGGCTCGCGCAACGGCACGTTCGTGAACGGGGTGATCATCATGAAGCGCGAGAAGGCGCTGCGTGACGGAGACATCCTGAGCTTCGGCAACGTGCCGTTCTGGTTCCTGCTGACGAAGACGCTCTACGCGCGGCTCCAGAAGCTGCCGGGTGGCCCGGGCTCGCACGGCGGCTGA
- a CDS encoding ABC transporter permease — MAEGDSRRALPWPFRRLLRLAVRPPAPEQDVDEEMRFHLELSVERLVKSGMTPEAARQEALRRFGDVANYRDTCVELSRRREQEVGRARRWGALVQDVRYGVRGLLRTPGFTLVAVLTLALGIGANTAIFGVVRGVLLRELPYPAPERLVQLWQRAPETPRGVFSFPDFEDWRTQSKSLESAGAYFYAEGRTGVDLLGDGEPQRLSAAYVSDGFFQTLGSAPLLGRPFQAQDHVPGQADVVVLSHGLWQRRFGGAQDVVGRSVTLEGKPHTVLGVMPRGFDFPSPATEVWLPVAWLTQDSVPWQQRGSRWLMGVGRLKPGVTVDSARAELEGVSRALEAEHPASNARFVGATVVPLHEAMVGEVKTSLLVLLGAVAFILLIACANLANLLLARGTVRAQELAVRTALGASPGRLMRQLLTESLLLAVAGGLLGLVVAVLGAEGLVQLAAGRLPRASEVRLDGAVLAFTLGLSAATGVLFGLLPALRASSPSLQPLLKGASPGQGAGGGRRLRGGLVVVEVALAVVLASGAGLAARSLSHLLSTDMGFDPQGVSVVHFSIGSAHDNERTAYYQRVLEAVRALPGVESVGAAKTLPGQSDVEMIRLAVPGKPDELMRVNIQHISRDYFRTLHIPVKAGRDFTDDDREGKQSRFVVVVNEAFVRRYGLEGDPVEQTLTLGGDPVTIVGVVGDTRQAGPSEPVEPMLYVHVLQNSRSSVNLMVRGRGDPMRVAADVQKAVWSVDPNQTINRVTTLEQVMREGVARPRLLAVLMGLFAALGLLLGAVGIYGVLAYTVSQRRREIGVRLALGATPGDVLRMVMGGGLRLVGAGVALGLAGALALARLMESVLYGVRAHDPLTFACVVAGLLAVAVLASWLPARRATRVPPAVTLRAE, encoded by the coding sequence ATGGCCGAAGGTGATTCTCGACGCGCGCTCCCGTGGCCGTTCCGGCGCTTGTTGCGCCTGGCGGTGCGGCCTCCCGCTCCCGAGCAGGACGTGGACGAGGAGATGCGCTTCCACCTCGAGCTGAGCGTGGAGCGGCTCGTGAAGAGCGGGATGACGCCGGAAGCTGCGCGCCAGGAGGCGCTGCGGCGCTTCGGGGATGTGGCCAACTACCGCGACACCTGCGTGGAGCTGAGCCGCCGAAGGGAGCAGGAAGTGGGCCGGGCAAGGCGATGGGGCGCGCTGGTGCAGGACGTGCGGTATGGGGTGCGTGGCCTGCTGCGCACGCCGGGCTTCACGCTGGTGGCGGTGCTGACGCTGGCGCTGGGCATCGGCGCCAACACGGCCATCTTCGGCGTGGTGCGCGGGGTGCTCCTGCGCGAGCTGCCGTACCCCGCGCCCGAGCGCCTGGTGCAGTTGTGGCAGCGGGCGCCCGAGACGCCCCGGGGCGTCTTCTCCTTCCCGGACTTCGAGGACTGGCGCACCCAGTCGAAGTCCCTGGAGTCCGCTGGCGCCTACTTCTACGCCGAGGGCCGGACTGGCGTGGACCTGCTCGGCGATGGCGAGCCCCAGCGCCTGTCGGCCGCCTACGTCTCGGACGGCTTCTTCCAGACGCTCGGCAGCGCCCCCCTGCTCGGGCGGCCGTTCCAGGCCCAGGACCACGTGCCCGGACAGGCGGACGTGGTGGTGCTCAGCCATGGGCTGTGGCAGCGGCGCTTCGGCGGCGCGCAGGACGTGGTGGGCCGCTCCGTCACGCTCGAGGGCAAGCCCCACACGGTGCTGGGCGTCATGCCTCGCGGCTTCGACTTCCCGTCGCCCGCGACAGAGGTGTGGCTGCCCGTGGCCTGGCTCACGCAGGACAGTGTGCCGTGGCAGCAGCGTGGGTCTCGCTGGTTGATGGGCGTGGGCCGGCTCAAGCCCGGGGTGACGGTGGACTCGGCCCGCGCGGAGCTCGAGGGCGTGTCTCGCGCGCTCGAGGCCGAGCACCCCGCCTCCAACGCACGCTTCGTCGGCGCCACCGTCGTGCCTCTGCACGAGGCGATGGTGGGGGAGGTGAAGACGAGCCTGCTGGTGCTGCTGGGCGCGGTGGCCTTCATCCTGCTCATCGCCTGCGCCAACCTCGCCAACCTGCTGCTGGCGCGCGGCACGGTGCGCGCGCAGGAGCTGGCGGTCCGCACGGCGCTGGGGGCCTCTCCCGGGCGGCTCATGCGCCAGTTGCTCACCGAGAGCCTCCTGCTTGCCGTCGCTGGCGGGCTGCTGGGCCTCGTCGTCGCGGTGCTCGGAGCCGAGGGGCTGGTGCAGCTGGCGGCCGGGCGGCTGCCTCGCGCGAGCGAGGTGCGGCTGGACGGCGCGGTGCTCGCGTTCACGCTGGGCCTGTCTGCTGCCACCGGGGTGCTGTTCGGGCTGCTGCCCGCGCTCCGGGCGTCGTCGCCGTCACTGCAACCCTTGCTCAAGGGCGCTTCTCCGGGCCAGGGAGCGGGTGGCGGGCGGCGCCTGCGGGGTGGGTTGGTGGTGGTGGAGGTGGCGCTCGCGGTGGTGCTCGCCAGCGGGGCGGGGCTCGCGGCGCGCAGCCTTTCGCACCTGCTGTCCACGGACATGGGCTTCGACCCACAGGGCGTCTCCGTCGTCCACTTCAGCATCGGCTCCGCGCACGACAATGAGCGGACGGCGTACTACCAGCGGGTGCTCGAGGCGGTGCGCGCGCTGCCCGGCGTGGAGTCGGTCGGCGCCGCCAAGACGCTGCCCGGGCAGTCCGATGTGGAGATGATCCGCCTGGCCGTGCCCGGCAAGCCCGACGAGCTGATGCGCGTCAACATCCAGCACATCAGCCGCGACTACTTCCGCACCCTGCACATCCCCGTGAAGGCCGGCCGCGACTTCACCGACGATGACCGGGAGGGCAAGCAGTCCCGGTTCGTGGTGGTGGTCAACGAGGCGTTCGTGCGCCGCTACGGACTGGAGGGCGACCCGGTCGAGCAGACGCTCACGCTCGGCGGCGATCCGGTGACCATCGTCGGCGTGGTGGGAGACACCCGGCAGGCAGGCCCCTCCGAGCCCGTCGAGCCGATGCTCTACGTCCACGTGCTCCAGAACAGCCGCTCCAGCGTGAACCTGATGGTGCGCGGCCGTGGCGACCCGATGCGGGTGGCGGCCGATGTGCAGAAGGCGGTGTGGAGCGTGGACCCGAACCAGACCATCAACCGCGTCACCACCCTGGAGCAGGTGATGCGCGAGGGAGTGGCACGCCCGAGGCTCCTCGCCGTGCTGATGGGCCTGTTCGCGGCGCTCGGGCTCCTGCTCGGCGCGGTGGGCATCTACGGGGTGCTCGCGTACACCGTGAGCCAGCGGCGCCGGGAGATTGGCGTCCGGCTGGCGCTCGGCGCCACGCCCGGGGATGTGCTGCGGATGGTGATGGGCGGAGGCCTGCGGCTGGTGGGGGCGGGCGTCGCACTGGGCCTGGCCGGTGCGCTCGCGCTCGCGCGGCTCATGGAGAGCGTGCTCTATGGGGTGCGCGCGCACGACCCCCTCACCTTCGCCTGCGTGGTGGCGGGGCTGCTCGCGGTGGCGGTGCTCGCCAGCTGGTTGCCAGCACGGCGGGCCACGCGCGTGCCGCCGGCCGTCACGCTCCGGGCAGAGTAG
- a CDS encoding PadR family transcriptional regulator, translating into MGDTSLELLQGTLDVLVLKAVSWGPQHGYGVAELIRMHSGEALKVDEGALYPALHRLERRGWLEAEWGVSENNRRAKFYRLTGEGRAQLRAGTQHWLAYSDAVTRVLRSA; encoded by the coding sequence ATGGGTGACACGTCGCTGGAGCTGTTGCAGGGCACGCTGGATGTGCTGGTGCTCAAGGCCGTCTCGTGGGGGCCCCAGCATGGCTATGGCGTCGCCGAGCTCATTCGCATGCACAGCGGCGAGGCGCTCAAGGTGGACGAGGGCGCGCTCTACCCCGCGCTGCACCGGTTGGAGCGGCGCGGCTGGCTCGAGGCCGAGTGGGGCGTGTCGGAGAACAACCGGCGCGCCAAGTTCTACCGGCTGACGGGGGAGGGCCGCGCGCAGCTTCGCGCCGGCACCCAGCACTGGCTGGCCTACTCGGACGCCGTCACGCGCGTCCTTCGCTCGGCTTGA
- a CDS encoding alpha/beta fold hydrolase, with the protein MDAPATVSTAVNTPTRFVEVKGRRLAYRDIGKGVPLILCLRFRGILDSWDPAFLDALAVHHRVITFDYSGLGLSTGQPSYVRTKMAQDAVDLADALGLERFVIGGWSLGGIASQVVTRLHPQRILANVLIGTTPPGKVRLGAKPVFYERALKPVNDLDDEIVLFFHPDSQKSRDAALASHRRIAARTTDVSPAIPIATVMKLLAETQGDDIFVDDNGYLDFLKTTRIPSLVISGDKEIVFPVENWFDVTPQTQAVHLMVFPQMGHGPQHEAPQVCADLITSFIRNL; encoded by the coding sequence ATGGATGCGCCTGCCACCGTTTCCACCGCCGTCAACACGCCCACCCGCTTCGTCGAGGTGAAGGGCCGCCGCCTCGCCTATCGCGACATCGGCAAGGGCGTGCCCCTCATCCTGTGCCTGCGGTTTCGCGGCATCCTCGACTCGTGGGACCCCGCCTTTCTCGATGCGCTGGCGGTCCACCACCGCGTCATCACCTTCGACTACTCCGGCCTCGGCCTGTCGACCGGCCAGCCCAGCTATGTGCGCACGAAGATGGCGCAGGACGCGGTCGATCTGGCCGACGCGCTGGGCCTCGAGCGCTTCGTCATCGGCGGCTGGTCGCTGGGCGGAATCGCGTCGCAGGTGGTGACGCGCCTGCATCCGCAACGCATCCTCGCGAACGTGCTGATTGGCACCACCCCGCCGGGCAAGGTGCGCCTGGGGGCGAAGCCCGTCTTCTATGAGCGCGCCCTGAAGCCCGTGAACGACCTGGATGACGAGATCGTCCTGTTCTTCCACCCCGACTCGCAGAAGTCCCGCGACGCCGCGCTGGCTTCGCACCGCCGGATCGCCGCGCGCACCACGGATGTCAGCCCGGCGATTCCCATCGCCACCGTCATGAAGCTCCTGGCCGAGACCCAGGGCGACGACATCTTCGTCGATGACAACGGCTATCTCGACTTCCTCAAGACGACCCGCATTCCCTCTCTGGTCATCTCCGGCGATAAGGAGATCGTCTTCCCGGTCGAGAACTGGTTCGACGTGACGCCGCAGACCCAGGCCGTACATCTGATGGTGTTCCCGCAGATGGGGCATGGCCCGCAGCACGAAGCGCCGCAGGTCTGCGCCGACTTGATCACCAGCTTCATCCGCAACCTCTGA